The Lewinellaceae bacterium genome includes a region encoding these proteins:
- a CDS encoding S8 family serine peptidase, whose product MVPLYAEAEKKGIIVCAASGNNGSSQVSNPASIKNVIAVGALQQNEKGEVSRAPYSQYGEALEFVAPGSNIYSTYKNGSFAFLSGTSMATPEEVACLAITGSYHSQNTPLEIVSHVRKNANDLPPAGKDIFTGYGSTPIGNLLDNIPEKIGDEPDDPEDPGQDSIVIKKERIITLPVNDLKMVWGIGSFNDQRPIMVDLVLNITSNRLAELTYDEAVNLANTFFGRTGLTFSDKKADVYDAAEWTARFYHRHANEKQDVYKVGIKQITVTDEKGRTFTRFGEDLKISENVRFEDIPILTQLK is encoded by the coding sequence TTGGTTCCCCTTTATGCGGAAGCCGAAAAAAAGGGTATTATCGTATGCGCCGCTTCCGGAAATAATGGCAGCAGTCAGGTATCCAATCCGGCCTCCATCAAAAATGTTATTGCCGTCGGGGCCTTGCAACAGAATGAAAAGGGGGAAGTGAGCCGGGCACCTTATTCCCAATACGGGGAAGCGTTGGAATTCGTGGCCCCGGGTTCTAATATTTACAGCACCTATAAAAATGGCAGTTTTGCCTTTCTTTCCGGTACCTCGATGGCAACACCGGAAGAAGTCGCTTGTCTGGCCATAACAGGGTCATACCACAGTCAAAACACCCCTTTGGAAATTGTTTCTCATGTAAGAAAAAACGCCAATGATCTTCCCCCTGCAGGTAAGGATATTTTTACAGGCTACGGAAGTACCCCCATTGGCAACCTACTCGATAATATTCCTGAAAAAATTGGTGATGAACCCGACGACCCGGAAGATCCAGGCCAGGATAGCATTGTGATTAAAAAGGAACGCATCATTACCCTTCCGGTTAATGATCTGAAAATGGTTTGGGGTATTGGTTCCTTCAACGATCAGCGCCCTATCATGGTGGATCTGGTTTTAAATATCACTTCCAACCGCTTGGCAGAATTAACCTATGATGAGGCCGTTAATCTTGCGAATACCTTTTTCGGACGAACGGGATTGACGTTCTCAGACAAGAAGGCCGACGTTTACGACGCAGCAGAATGGACCGCAAGGTTTTACCACCGACACGCCAACGAAAAACAGGATGTTTATAAAGTAGGCATCAAACAGATTACCGTGACGGATGAAAAAGGCCGCACATTTACCCGGTTTGGAGAAGATCTAAAGATTTCCGAAAATGTAAGATTTGAAGATATTCCGATCCTGACGCAATTGAAGTAA
- a CDS encoding ParB N-terminal domain-containing protein produces the protein MPYNFSKSDIPYQTAYEAHRGTSFSPERRAKSDQESYYQDLKNAYDELHALAVKWDAVDKFEKRFGYFVDGYKKRYLDYLYSQHGWVSTMIAGPSNFPAARMNKKGDQVHKKLNELLSYYNLQLKKIKQYLKPAHLKPVKTGQDGAIDILQKQLDDRLATQEAMKAVNKIAKSKTLSREKKIEKLKTDLKLSDKQIVEVMTPDYAGRIGYPGYLLTNNNANIKRLKGRISEEKKLAVQKDQGNKEHTFDGGMVIENFEQNRLQIKHDEKPSREIIQKLKARGFRWSPYYGVWQRNLNTTPMFYATNIVGELTPVAKEPEPAENVEDIELSKSEQEAIEKQVKKRMEEVEEEPIKPAKKEPGQKEKNSTLAEEAKIVRDFIKKKWPTSSKKIKVLSKVDKNLSARTHVLIDSGNTPLDYKLKNWFFKVLGEPKEPNNVVKAYGIVLYRPELVVIVKAIQKENEKSEPAEEKEECSRNFYINKIHTDPARFQNREKLNKEIINEIAENFDANQFDPVVIWYDKQKENWFLLAGHHRLKGAEKAGRKMVKTRCFEGSEAEAVKYAKELSNANRTLETPMERAKIYRADIPGMHKKKLENKAKRLEGKNWNFILNLAYLKPIGKVLTALAALDHNSDKTTQQNLEKIADWTGEARRMFSQLTDAHENEMYDFLLSNFAKTKSISRKTDWITKINAMVHRLDFNPDEPLNLKRIAYKTQGESEYEAQMFAIDEEIKAVEKSKQALKDRFNDPKVPGYVHPDLPSYEQMQKEAEVISEKLDQKLKALRKKKLDLMQQKGRMIKGGLDQGNLFAQVINKVDSKVIEIRKEQNRPSGQSYDLLHKEIHILFRKKEDEPNGFIFVRQNLKYIKNILEVAKNDKVEFSTSDVIKLGVIIQPILQGDEAIKNDVGRSNKRTLAPTFNNLLRWTGNPGRYDLIGVDTFKNEKPTILARKVKKARIFNLLGIK, from the coding sequence ATGCCATACAATTTTTCAAAATCGGATATTCCTTACCAAACGGCTTATGAGGCCCATAGAGGCACCTCTTTTTCTCCTGAACGGCGGGCGAAGAGTGATCAGGAAAGTTATTATCAGGATTTAAAAAATGCGTATGATGAACTTCATGCCCTGGCGGTCAAATGGGATGCCGTAGATAAGTTTGAAAAGCGGTTTGGCTATTTTGTGGATGGGTATAAAAAGAGGTACCTCGATTATTTGTACAGCCAACACGGCTGGGTAAGTACCATGATTGCGGGACCATCCAATTTCCCTGCGGCCCGGATGAATAAAAAAGGGGACCAGGTGCATAAGAAATTGAATGAACTGTTGTCTTATTACAACCTGCAGCTCAAAAAGATCAAACAGTACCTTAAACCCGCCCACCTCAAGCCGGTCAAGACCGGTCAGGATGGAGCCATCGACATCCTTCAAAAACAACTGGATGACCGCCTGGCTACGCAGGAAGCCATGAAGGCCGTCAATAAGATCGCCAAATCAAAGACCTTGAGTCGGGAGAAAAAGATCGAAAAGCTAAAAACCGATCTCAAATTATCTGATAAGCAGATCGTCGAGGTTATGACCCCGGATTATGCCGGACGCATCGGATATCCGGGTTACCTGCTCACCAATAACAACGCCAACATCAAAAGGCTCAAAGGCCGGATCAGCGAAGAAAAGAAGCTGGCCGTTCAAAAAGACCAGGGCAACAAAGAACATACATTCGACGGCGGCATGGTGATCGAAAACTTTGAGCAAAACCGCCTGCAGATCAAACACGATGAAAAGCCCTCCAGGGAGATTATCCAGAAACTCAAAGCCCGTGGTTTTCGCTGGTCACCCTATTACGGAGTTTGGCAGCGTAATTTGAATACTACTCCGATGTTTTATGCCACCAATATTGTTGGGGAATTGACCCCGGTTGCAAAAGAACCGGAACCAGCCGAAAACGTAGAAGATATTGAACTTTCCAAATCCGAGCAGGAAGCCATTGAAAAGCAGGTCAAAAAGCGGATGGAAGAAGTTGAAGAAGAGCCCATAAAGCCAGCAAAAAAAGAACCAGGGCAAAAAGAAAAAAATTCAACTTTAGCGGAAGAAGCAAAGATTGTCAGGGATTTCATAAAAAAGAAATGGCCCACTTCTTCCAAAAAAATAAAAGTCCTGAGCAAGGTGGATAAAAATTTATCTGCGAGAACGCATGTATTGATCGATTCCGGCAATACCCCACTGGACTATAAACTAAAAAACTGGTTTTTCAAAGTCCTGGGAGAACCAAAGGAACCCAATAATGTGGTAAAAGCTTATGGCATTGTTTTATACAGGCCCGAGCTGGTTGTCATTGTAAAGGCTATTCAAAAAGAAAATGAAAAATCAGAGCCGGCCGAGGAAAAAGAAGAATGTTCTCGAAACTTTTACATCAATAAGATCCACACCGACCCGGCACGTTTCCAAAACCGGGAAAAACTTAACAAGGAGATCATCAACGAGATTGCGGAGAACTTCGATGCCAACCAGTTCGACCCAGTGGTGATCTGGTATGATAAGCAAAAAGAAAACTGGTTTTTATTAGCTGGCCACCACCGACTGAAAGGAGCCGAAAAAGCAGGCCGCAAGATGGTTAAAACCCGCTGCTTTGAGGGAAGTGAGGCCGAAGCCGTCAAATACGCTAAGGAACTGTCAAACGCCAACAGAACGCTGGAAACGCCAATGGAGCGGGCAAAAATATACAGGGCTGACATTCCAGGAATGCACAAAAAGAAACTGGAAAATAAAGCTAAACGCCTGGAAGGTAAAAACTGGAATTTCATTCTTAACCTCGCATATTTAAAGCCGATAGGAAAGGTTTTAACGGCCCTGGCTGCCCTCGATCATAACAGCGACAAAACAACCCAGCAAAACCTGGAAAAGATTGCAGACTGGACGGGAGAAGCCCGCAGGATGTTTTCACAGCTCACCGATGCCCATGAAAATGAAATGTATGACTTCCTTTTGTCCAACTTTGCTAAAACTAAAAGTATTTCCCGAAAAACGGACTGGATCACCAAAATAAATGCCATGGTCCACCGCCTGGACTTCAATCCGGACGAACCGTTAAACCTCAAAAGGATTGCCTACAAAACGCAAGGAGAAAGCGAATACGAGGCGCAGATGTTTGCCATAGACGAAGAGATCAAAGCCGTTGAGAAAAGCAAACAGGCGTTAAAGGATCGTTTTAATGATCCAAAGGTTCCTGGGTATGTTCACCCGGATCTTCCGAGTTACGAGCAAATGCAAAAAGAGGCGGAAGTTATTTCGGAAAAACTGGATCAGAAACTTAAGGCGCTGAGAAAGAAGAAACTCGACCTCATGCAGCAAAAGGGCCGAATGATAAAAGGAGGCCTGGACCAGGGAAATTTATTTGCCCAGGTAATAAACAAAGTAGATTCAAAGGTCATTGAGATCAGGAAGGAGCAAAATAGACCGTCTGGCCAGTCTTACGACCTTTTACATAAAGAAATCCACATTCTATTCAGGAAAAAAGAGGATGAACCGAATGGCTTTATTTTTGTACGGCAAAATCTGAAATACATTAAAAACATTTTAGAAGTTGCCAAAAATGATAAGGTTGAATTTTCGACATCGGATGTTATAAAATTGGGCGTGATCATTCAGCCAATTTTGCAAGGAGATGAAGCAATAAAAAATGATGTAGGACGCTCAAATAAAAGAACGCTGGCCCCCACGTTTAATAATCTGCTCCGCTGGACAGGAAACCCCGGCAGATACGATTTAATTGGCGTAGATACCTTTAAAAATGAAAAACCGACCATCCTTGCCCGGAAGGTCAAAAAAGCACGAATATTTAATCTTTTAGGAATAAAATAA
- a CDS encoding tyrosine-type recombinase/integrase produces the protein MQVKPILWTYVPRADGSCNIKLYVNANGEKKYIKTKFHVLPSEFDNKKGLVKKTHPNHVRINAKIGEQKRIIETQLIESGDINLIGKTKQTSFIDFLNSYYNDIQNGFTDHKPNTAKSYKSLITRINQFKDEKKLKDISFNDIDLEFYDNFRNFLLGGVGCGLPGFGKHIKVIKTVMRIAEDKELHSNEIYKHHRFKVHQSKPSNKIYLNEDEIEAIKNVNLESDVWLEKERDRFLVSYYFLMRFEDSRNIKRESFFEKSGQRYLKYKQQKTGHECIVPVKSEAWEILEKRGFDMDFGSNAQSNRNIKTVCALAKVDAQVKQGEESGPKWKFVTTHTARRSAATNLAMQNMNIKIIADLGGWTDIRTLRSYLRASGLDSAAVAKDFDFFL, from the coding sequence ATGCAAGTAAAACCTATTCTTTGGACCTATGTACCCCGAGCTGATGGCAGTTGTAACATAAAGCTGTATGTTAATGCAAATGGTGAAAAAAAATACATAAAAACCAAATTTCACGTCTTACCTTCCGAGTTTGACAATAAAAAAGGACTTGTCAAAAAAACTCATCCTAACCATGTTCGGATCAATGCAAAAATTGGAGAACAAAAACGGATAATTGAAACCCAATTAATTGAATCCGGTGATATTAATTTGATCGGTAAAACCAAGCAAACCAGTTTTATCGACTTTCTCAACTCTTATTACAACGATATCCAAAACGGGTTTACTGATCACAAACCTAATACCGCAAAAAGTTATAAATCCCTGATCACTCGCATCAATCAGTTCAAAGATGAAAAGAAACTTAAGGATATTTCTTTTAACGATATTGATCTGGAATTTTATGATAATTTCAGAAACTTCCTTTTGGGTGGGGTAGGGTGTGGGTTGCCCGGATTTGGAAAACACATCAAAGTGATTAAAACGGTCATGAGGATTGCCGAGGATAAAGAATTGCATTCTAATGAGATTTATAAGCACCACAGATTCAAAGTCCATCAAAGTAAACCATCAAACAAGATATATCTTAACGAGGATGAAATAGAAGCGATTAAAAACGTCAATCTGGAAAGTGATGTCTGGCTGGAAAAGGAAAGGGATCGGTTTTTGGTGAGTTATTATTTCCTTATGCGGTTTGAGGATTCCAGGAACATAAAACGGGAAAGTTTTTTCGAAAAATCAGGACAACGTTATTTGAAATACAAACAGCAAAAGACCGGTCACGAATGTATAGTGCCGGTAAAATCAGAAGCCTGGGAAATACTGGAAAAAAGAGGCTTTGATATGGATTTTGGGAGCAATGCACAAAGCAATAGAAATATTAAAACGGTGTGTGCTTTGGCGAAGGTGGATGCTCAGGTGAAGCAGGGAGAAGAAAGCGGCCCCAAATGGAAATTTGTTACTACACATACAGCGAGGCGCAGTGCAGCAACAAATTTGGCCATGCAAAATATGAATATTAAAATAATTGCCGACCTGGGGGGATGGACGGACATTAGAACCTTAAGGAGTTATTTGAGAGCCTCCGGTCTGGATTCGGCTGCAGTGGCAAAAGATTTTGACTTTTTTCTATAA
- a CDS encoding T9SS type A sorting domain-containing protein codes for MFKFSKLFFLLIFLWVPFLNHAQDCSIDNILVEQSDCVDGFFNVFLHVQATNHGGEGFSVLGNGHDYGDFSYEPNFITIGPLEGNGTTSYEFVVIDNQFGECSNFVEIGTVDCAPPQCNIYDVVLDFQSCTSEGTIGAYNYLLNFNYTNTGFDGFDVFLGEQFLGTYAYENLPVHLVSFGPLNTDFFTLTICDNALTDCCASVEVPTPVCPPLDCGFQEVTFNFEGCHDNGGYNYILNFTPVNTTNTHFDFYLNNEFYGYYSYADLPIFLENIGPFNDNHFNIRICDNDNADCCWDHNVETPNCPVSDNCVIENVAVQAGECNADGLFYVFLSVQGANLGTQGFSVHGNGHEYGNFSYEPEFVTIGPLQGNGTTVYEFIVTDLEFPDCQNYGLVGPIDCFPNDCGFQEVTFNFEGCHDNGGYNYILNFTPVNTTNTHFDFYLNNEFYGYYSYADLPIFLENIGPFNDNHFNIRICDNDNPDCCWDHNVETPNCGGGDCAINHVIVEAHDCNEDGFFFVDLEVVAPNHGNEGFHVNGNGNNYGNFSYELPFITLGPFAGNGETVYEFVVTDNQFPDCQNYDIIGPIDCSPEGCGFHDITMNFEGCNDNGSYNFALNFIPVNTINNYYQLFINNEFQGSYAYDNLTQFIEGVGPFEGENFHVRICDNDHPDCCTDFLVETPACNPGGCNFWDVVVEPHITDCNNDIFSVDVAFHTTNNGPLGYYIFANGDIFGPFSYALPFVTIGPFEGDGSTEYDFLILDIGNPACYTYYEFGTFECDEDVWPGDTNTDNIANHFDLLNIGIAFGSEGPQRPEATTDWNAMSAYNWTHFFEDNNNYKHADTNGDGVVNNADIAAIQQNYNLTHGEVENFTPLEGTDIDPPVYMDVPENLTTGNPFEIPVMLGTEGEPVNDIYGIAFSIELDPEIINVADLTVSFPVSWMGEPEVNTITFSRLNLETNSIDIAISRTDQNNVSGHGPIVILHGIIDDIAGIHGEMDLRATGINAIDLSQSPIPLNNPYKTSVITKLRDEDAGFISLMRDTWIHPNPASDLITIMNKQYIAVESVAVYDMSGVQFGTIQYNTNQISVSELPAGLYALKINMGGHVIMKKMVKVQR; via the coding sequence ATGTTCAAATTTTCAAAGTTATTTTTCCTGTTAATATTTTTATGGGTACCCTTTTTGAATCATGCCCAGGATTGCTCCATAGATAATATCCTTGTAGAGCAATCTGATTGTGTGGACGGCTTTTTTAACGTGTTCCTTCATGTCCAGGCGACCAATCACGGTGGCGAAGGATTTAGTGTACTTGGAAACGGCCATGATTACGGGGATTTCAGTTATGAACCCAACTTCATCACTATCGGCCCCCTGGAAGGCAATGGTACCACTTCTTATGAGTTTGTGGTTATTGATAACCAATTTGGAGAATGCTCCAATTTTGTGGAAATCGGTACAGTCGATTGCGCCCCTCCGCAATGTAATATTTATGATGTGGTGCTTGATTTTCAGTCATGTACCAGTGAGGGAACGATTGGTGCCTATAATTATTTATTGAATTTTAATTATACCAATACGGGTTTCGATGGATTCGATGTATTTTTAGGAGAGCAATTTCTTGGCACTTATGCTTATGAAAACCTTCCGGTTCACCTGGTTTCTTTTGGGCCACTCAATACAGATTTTTTTACCCTTACCATTTGCGACAATGCCCTTACAGATTGCTGTGCTTCAGTTGAAGTGCCAACTCCGGTTTGCCCTCCTCTCGATTGTGGTTTTCAAGAGGTGACCTTCAATTTTGAAGGCTGTCACGATAATGGTGGTTACAATTATATTCTGAACTTCACTCCGGTGAATACCACGAATACCCATTTCGATTTCTACCTCAATAATGAGTTCTATGGATATTATTCCTATGCTGATCTGCCGATTTTCCTGGAAAATATAGGACCTTTCAACGACAACCATTTCAATATTCGGATATGCGACAATGACAATGCTGATTGTTGCTGGGACCACAATGTGGAAACGCCGAACTGCCCGGTTTCTGATAATTGTGTAATCGAAAATGTTGCGGTGCAGGCCGGTGAATGTAATGCGGATGGACTGTTTTATGTATTCCTTTCGGTACAGGGCGCTAATCTGGGCACCCAGGGCTTCAGCGTTCACGGCAACGGTCATGAGTACGGCAACTTCAGCTATGAGCCTGAGTTTGTTACCATAGGACCTCTTCAAGGCAATGGCACAACTGTTTATGAATTCATCGTCACTGACCTGGAATTTCCGGATTGTCAGAATTACGGACTTGTTGGCCCGATCGATTGCTTCCCCAATGATTGCGGTTTTCAAGAGGTGACCTTCAACTTTGAAGGCTGCCATGACAACGGCGGGTACAACTACATTCTGAACTTCACTCCGGTGAATACCACGAATACCCATTTCGATTTCTACCTCAATAATGAGTTCTATGGATATTATTCTTATGCTGATCTGCCGATTTTCCTGGAAAATATAGGACCTTTCAACGACAACCATTTCAATATTCGGATATGCGACAATGACAATCCCGATTGTTGCTGGGACCACAATGTGGAAACGCCGAACTGCGGCGGTGGAGACTGTGCCATCAACCATGTCATCGTGGAAGCGCATGACTGCAACGAAGACGGTTTTTTCTTCGTTGACCTTGAAGTCGTAGCACCCAACCACGGCAATGAAGGATTCCATGTTAATGGCAACGGCAACAATTATGGCAATTTCAGTTATGAGTTGCCTTTCATTACCCTGGGACCCTTTGCCGGCAACGGAGAGACGGTTTACGAATTTGTGGTCACCGACAACCAATTCCCTGACTGCCAGAACTATGATATTATTGGACCTATTGATTGTTCTCCAGAGGGCTGTGGCTTCCATGACATCACCATGAACTTCGAGGGTTGTAATGACAATGGTTCTTATAACTTCGCTTTGAACTTCATCCCCGTCAATACGATCAACAATTATTACCAGCTTTTTATCAATAATGAATTCCAAGGCTCTTATGCCTATGATAATCTGACCCAGTTTATAGAAGGTGTGGGTCCTTTTGAAGGAGAAAACTTCCATGTCAGGATCTGTGATAATGACCACCCGGACTGCTGTACTGATTTCTTAGTAGAAACACCGGCCTGTAACCCGGGGGGATGCAATTTCTGGGATGTGGTGGTAGAACCTCATATAACGGATTGCAATAATGATATTTTTAGTGTGGATGTCGCGTTCCATACAACCAATAACGGTCCGCTGGGATACTACATTTTTGCCAATGGGGATATTTTTGGTCCATTCAGCTATGCTTTGCCCTTTGTGACTATTGGTCCATTTGAAGGAGATGGCAGTACCGAGTATGATTTTCTCATCCTCGATATTGGTAATCCTGCCTGTTACACCTATTATGAATTCGGTACCTTTGAGTGCGATGAGGATGTCTGGCCCGGAGATACCAATACCGACAATATTGCCAATCATTTTGACCTGCTCAACATTGGTATCGCCTTTGGATCGGAAGGCCCGCAGCGTCCGGAAGCCACTACGGACTGGAATGCCATGTCAGCTTATAATTGGACTCATTTCTTTGAAGACAATAACAATTATAAACATGCGGATACCAATGGGGATGGCGTGGTAAATAATGCAGATATTGCTGCTATCCAGCAAAATTACAATCTTACGCATGGTGAAGTGGAGAATTTCACTCCGCTGGAAGGAACGGATATCGATCCGCCTGTGTACATGGATGTTCCCGAGAATCTTACTACTGGCAATCCATTTGAAATTCCTGTGATGCTGGGAACCGAAGGGGAGCCGGTGAATGATATTTACGGCATCGCTTTCAGCATTGAACTGGATCCGGAGATTATCAATGTAGCCGACCTGACGGTTTCTTTCCCGGTAAGCTGGATGGGAGAGCCAGAGGTGAATACCATAACCTTTAGCAGGCTTAACCTGGAAACCAACAGCATTGATATTGCCATCAGTCGTACCGACCAGAATAATGTTTCCGGCCACGGGCCCATCGTCATCCTGCACGGGATCATAGATGATATTGCGGGCATTCATGGAGAAATGGATTTACGGGCAACAGGGATCAATGCCATTGACTTGTCGCAAAGCCCCATTCCGCTGAACAATCCTTACAAGACAAGCGTAATCACCAAACTTAGAGACGAGGACGCCGGGTTTATCAGCCTCATGCGTGACACCTGGATTCATCCCAACCCGGCAAGTGATCTTATTACGATCATGAACAAGCAATACATTGCGGTGGAATCAGTGGCGGTTTACGATATGTCAGGGGTCCAGTTTGGCACCATCCAATACAATACGAATCAGATTTCAGTGAGTGAGCTTCCTGCAGGGCTTTATGCCTTGAAAATAAATATGGGAGGTCATGTGATCATGAAAAAAATGGTCAAGGTACAACGCTAA
- a CDS encoding YebC/PmpR family DNA-binding transcriptional regulator produces the protein MGRAFEFRKERKMKRWANMARVFTKIGREIAIAVKEGGVDPNYNSRLRIAIQNAKAANMPKTNIESAIKKASSKDAEDYKEVVFEGYAPHGIAVIVETATDNNKRTVANVRMIFSKYGGSLGTSGSVDYMFTRRGVFKLDPEGLDPEELELDLIDFGLEELKIDEDGVIELFTAFEDYGKLQKALEEKNIEVKESELIRVPGHTTSLSDEEVEEVIRLIDKMEEDEDVLNVFHNMDME, from the coding sequence ATGGGACGTGCATTTGAATTTCGTAAAGAAAGAAAGATGAAACGCTGGGCCAATATGGCCAGGGTTTTTACCAAAATTGGCAGAGAGATAGCCATTGCCGTAAAAGAAGGTGGAGTAGATCCTAATTATAATTCCAGGTTGCGCATTGCTATACAGAATGCCAAGGCAGCCAACATGCCAAAAACCAATATTGAAAGCGCCATCAAAAAAGCGAGTTCAAAAGATGCAGAGGATTATAAAGAAGTAGTATTTGAAGGATATGCCCCTCATGGCATCGCCGTAATTGTTGAAACCGCCACAGATAATAATAAACGAACTGTCGCTAATGTGCGGATGATTTTCTCCAAATACGGAGGTTCACTGGGCACTTCAGGTTCTGTCGATTATATGTTTACCCGCAGAGGTGTCTTTAAACTCGACCCGGAAGGACTGGATCCCGAAGAACTAGAACTGGATCTGATCGATTTTGGTTTGGAGGAACTCAAAATTGACGAAGACGGTGTCATTGAATTATTTACCGCTTTTGAAGATTACGGCAAACTGCAAAAAGCACTCGAGGAAAAAAATATTGAAGTCAAAGAATCAGAATTGATTCGCGTCCCGGGACATACGACTTCCCTCTCCGACGAGGAAGTGGAAGAAGTCATCAGGCTCATCGATAAAATGGAAGAAGACGAAGATGTGCTCAATGTGTTCCATAATATGGATATGGAGTAG
- a CDS encoding TetR/AcrR family transcriptional regulator — MKRRDEIILTALKMFNESGIHNVGVREIARSLSISVGNLSYHFPRKEDIVAEILVHLRARNTVQYEIFFSGEPTLFAYLTLMRGVFLNQYNFRGVVISPLDIKKIYQNLFDYEKVEKERKAMQKDIFQRLTKAGELTLNEKGSDFMVSFISLFSRFWIQEAFLSYENLSREAVVEKYLWTLSQQLAIFATPDGMEGIELFFAE, encoded by the coding sequence ATGAAAAGAAGAGACGAAATCATACTCACTGCCTTGAAAATGTTTAATGAATCCGGTATCCATAACGTAGGAGTCCGGGAAATTGCGCGTTCATTGTCGATTAGCGTGGGGAACTTATCTTATCATTTTCCCCGGAAAGAAGATATTGTAGCAGAAATATTGGTGCACCTCCGGGCCCGAAATACGGTTCAATACGAGATCTTTTTTTCAGGTGAACCAACATTGTTTGCTTATTTAACCCTTATGCGGGGTGTCTTTCTCAATCAATACAATTTTCGGGGAGTGGTCATCTCTCCACTGGACATTAAGAAGATCTATCAGAATTTGTTTGATTACGAAAAGGTTGAAAAGGAGCGAAAAGCGATGCAAAAAGATATTTTTCAAAGACTGACCAAAGCAGGGGAGTTGACGTTGAATGAAAAAGGGAGTGATTTTATGGTTTCGTTCATCTCGCTTTTTTCAAGATTTTGGATACAGGAGGCCTTTTTGAGTTATGAAAATCTTTCACGGGAAGCAGTGGTTGAAAAATACCTGTGGACCCTTAGCCAGCAACTGGCGATTTTTGCTACACCCGATGGGATGGAAGGTATTGAATTGTTTTTTGCGGAATAG
- a CDS encoding cupin domain-containing protein, whose amino-acid sequence MKIEYPVTIENYGERLSFLEIIKEKDGDKVIVEASTTPGNGPAMHTHLLQDECLTVESGKMGYQIPGEEEKFIGPGETVLFKRGVPHKFWNAGESELKMKGWIKPADNIAFFLSGVYQAQNKTGGPQPEIFDASYLLTRYSKEYDMPEIPVFVKKVIMPIIVFIGKLLGKYKHFEGAPAPIKG is encoded by the coding sequence ATGAAAATTGAATATCCAGTTACGATTGAAAATTATGGTGAGCGCCTGAGCTTCCTGGAAATTATTAAGGAAAAAGATGGCGACAAAGTCATCGTGGAAGCTTCAACAACTCCCGGCAATGGTCCGGCCATGCACACCCATTTACTTCAGGATGAATGCTTAACCGTAGAGAGCGGAAAAATGGGCTACCAAATACCCGGGGAAGAAGAAAAATTCATCGGCCCGGGAGAAACGGTCCTGTTCAAAAGAGGGGTTCCCCATAAATTTTGGAACGCCGGGGAAAGCGAACTTAAAATGAAGGGGTGGATCAAACCTGCTGATAACATAGCTTTTTTTCTGTCCGGTGTTTATCAGGCCCAGAATAAAACCGGTGGCCCGCAGCCCGAAATCTTTGATGCTTCATATCTGCTGACCAGGTATTCCAAAGAATACGATATGCCTGAAATCCCTGTGTTTGTCAAAAAAGTAATCATGCCCATAATCGTATTCATCGGCAAACTTCTCGGCAAATACAAACATTTTGAGGGTGCACCTGCTCCGATCAAAGGCTAA
- a CDS encoding 2TM domain-containing protein codes for MRDRSSRRSNRRSREFNPAEEKVKFYRHLSSYVIVNVMMMAVNALSGTYRNWLPVIFFWGIGLAFHYVKAFGFGRQGVGSKEWENKMLNKGGKTTEKEEYLDLKELEKDPQKNWSEEDLV; via the coding sequence ATGAGAGATAGAAGTTCCCGCAGAAGCAACAGAAGATCCCGCGAATTCAACCCGGCAGAGGAAAAGGTGAAATTTTACCGGCACCTGTCCTCTTACGTCATCGTCAACGTAATGATGATGGCGGTCAATGCCCTTTCCGGCACCTATCGCAACTGGCTGCCTGTCATCTTCTTCTGGGGAATCGGACTGGCCTTCCATTATGTAAAAGCCTTTGGTTTTGGCCGACAAGGGGTAGGCAGTAAAGAATGGGAAAATAAAATGCTCAACAAAGGAGGAAAAACTACTGAAAAGGAGGAATACCTCGATCTGAAAGAGCTGGAAAAAGACCCCCAGAAAAACTGGAGTGAGGAAGACCTGGTTTAG